One part of the Triplophysa rosa linkage group LG5, Trosa_1v2, whole genome shotgun sequence genome encodes these proteins:
- the ccr12a gene encoding chemokine (C-C motif) receptor 12a, protein MEDDEYYFGFFYNDSSQLMVEESYVTSGEVILCEKTEVNGFGAALLPTLYSIIFVLSLVGNGLVLCIIYKYEKLSTVTNVFLLNLVISDLIFAFTLPFWAEYHRSEWIFGKAMCKLVGSFYSIGFNSSILFLTLMTFDRYLAVVHAIAAAQSRRIVYAFCSSAAVWFISILASVKDMFLFNVQNSSDGMLCEVTGHAQNIIQKWQLIGHYQQFLLFFTVPLLVVLYCYFRICIRIMSTRMAEKYRAVKLILFIVSFFFVCWTPYNMVILLQAIDMSFGDKSKCSNGLDYALYVTRNLAYMYCSISPVLYTFLGKKFQNHFLKLLAKHVPCLKMTVMSTQSSRTTSFRTPNTEYLARVTGSGSTGTF, encoded by the coding sequence ATGGAGGACGATGAATATTATTTcggttttttttacaatgacTCCAGCCAGTTGATGGTAGAAGAATCGTATGTCACAAGCGGTGAAGTCATTTTGTGCGAGAAAACTGAGGTGAACGGTTTCGGCGCCGCGCTTCTCCCGACATTATACAGCATAATCTTCGTGCTGAGTTTGGTGGGGAACGGACTGGTGCTGTGCATCATCTACAAATACGAGAAGCTCAGCACCGTCACCAACGTATTCCTTCTCAACCTGGTCATTTCAGACCTGATCTTCGCCTTCACTCTTCCTTTCTGGGCAGAGTACCACCGCTCCGAATGGATCTTCGGCAAAGCCATGTGCAAGCTGGTGGGCAGTTTTTACTCCATCGGCTTCAACAGCTCCATCCTCTTCCTCACGCTCATGACCTTCGACCGCTACCTGGCGGTGGTCCATGCCATCGCGGCGGCCCAGAGCAGGAGGATAGTGTACGCTTTCTGCTCCTCCGCTGCCGTCTGGTTCATCAGTATATTGGCCAGCGTGAAggatatgtttttgtttaacgtGCAGAACAGTTCGGATGGGATGCTGTGTGAAGTGACCGGTCACGCCCAGAACATCATCCAAAAGTGGCAGCTGATCGGGCATTATCAGCAGTTTCTACTTTTCTTCACCGTTCCTCTCCTCGTGGTCCTATACTGCTACTTTCGCATCTGCATCAGGATCATGTCCACTCGCATGGCGGAGAAGTACCGGGCGGTCAAACTCATCCTCTTCATCGTTTCCTTCTTCTTCGTCTGCTGGACGCCGTACAACATGGTCATCCTGCTGCAAGCCATCGACATGTCCTTTGGAGACAAATCGAAGTGTTCGAATGGTCTCGACTATGCCCTGTACGTAACGCGTAACCTTGCCTACATGTACTGCTCCATCAGCCCTGTCTTATACACCTTTTTGGGAAAGAAATTTCAAAACCATTTTCTGAAACTTCTGGCCAAGCATGTACCATGTCTTAAGATGACCGTAATGTCGACACAAAGCAGCAGAACCACATCCTTCAGAACCCCAAACACTGAATATTTGGCACGTGTGACTGGTTCTGGTTCGACTGGTACGTTCTGA